A single genomic interval of Rubrivirga marina harbors:
- a CDS encoding sodium:calcium antiporter has protein sequence MSTWVWGIVLLVAATVSHWGAERLAKPLHKLTRQWGLTAAAGGALVALVTAGSEIGINTTSALRDVTDIGLGMSLGSNVLAIPLTVTVVYLATRKRRLGEEEGSDDSGSDDSGSDDSGSDDSGSDDSGSDDSGSDDSGSDDSGSDDSGSGSEAGESADEHRRHVEDHFLPVAKETVTVLTLPYFGLLALVAVLTLPAPWRGLQPIDAVFLLAGYALYLAQALKRGKEEGEKGSWSRKEVALAVAGVAAMGVGAYFVVRASENIASGLGLSEIVTGLFITALATALPELFGAWSIARSGQVTAATSSVIGDHAVTMTVALVPLALVTLPIEDLRLFSVNLAFVALLPAVYAALIHWGSDEHGFTRGQVVALDATYLVYLAVMFLWVL, from the coding sequence ATGAGCACCTGGGTCTGGGGAATCGTCTTGCTGGTGGCCGCGACGGTCTCTCACTGGGGGGCCGAGCGCCTCGCCAAGCCGCTGCACAAGCTGACCCGCCAGTGGGGGCTCACCGCGGCGGCGGGCGGCGCGCTCGTCGCCCTCGTCACGGCCGGCTCCGAGATCGGGATCAACACCACGAGCGCGCTCCGCGACGTGACCGACATCGGGCTCGGGATGTCGCTCGGGTCCAACGTGCTCGCCATCCCGCTCACCGTGACGGTGGTCTACCTGGCGACGCGCAAGCGGCGGCTCGGAGAGGAAGAGGGCTCCGACGACTCGGGCTCCGACGACTCGGGCTCCGACGACTCGGGCTCCGACGACTCGGGCTCCGACGACTCGGGCTCCGACGACTCGGGCTCCGACGACTCGGGCTCCGACGACTCGGGCTCCGACGACTCGGGCTCGGGCAGCGAGGCGGGGGAAAGCGCCGACGAGCACCGCCGCCACGTCGAGGACCACTTCCTCCCCGTCGCGAAGGAGACCGTCACCGTGCTCACGCTGCCGTACTTCGGGCTGCTCGCGCTCGTGGCCGTGCTCACGCTGCCGGCGCCCTGGCGCGGGCTCCAACCCATCGACGCCGTGTTCCTCCTCGCCGGGTACGCCCTCTACCTCGCGCAGGCGCTCAAACGCGGGAAGGAGGAGGGCGAGAAGGGCTCGTGGTCGCGCAAGGAGGTCGCGCTGGCGGTGGCCGGCGTGGCCGCGATGGGCGTGGGGGCCTACTTCGTCGTCCGCGCCAGCGAGAACATCGCCTCGGGCCTCGGGCTCTCCGAGATCGTCACGGGCCTGTTCATCACGGCCCTCGCCACGGCGCTCCCGGAGCTGTTCGGGGCGTGGAGCATCGCCCGGAGCGGGCAGGTCACGGCGGCCACGTCGAGCGTGATCGGCGACCACGCCGTCACGATGACCGTCGCCCTCGTCCCGCTCGCCCTGGTCACGCTCCCGATCGAGGACCTCCGGCTCTTCTCGGTGAACCTCGCCTTCGTCGCCCTCCTCCCGGCGGTCTACGCCGCGCTCATCCACTGGGGCAGCGACGAGCACGGGTTCACGAGGGGTCAGGTCGTCGCCCTCGACGCGACGTACCTCGTCTACCTCGCCGTCATGTTCCTGTGGGTCCTCTAG
- a CDS encoding cation transporter: MNRTAYHVEKMDCAAEERLVRMALADVEGVGPLRFDLTARRVVVVHEGDAAPVTDALTGLGLGARPSGETESATEADLVPETTGTEERGPLRIALGINATFFVVEFTAGLVSGSMGLVADSLDNLADALVYALSLAAVGGAVARKKELARYSAYLQGGLAVFGLAEVVRRFAVGGEAPDVATMIVVASLTLLGNVATLLVLRRARGGSPGEAHVEASWIFTSNDIKVNGLVILSALVVWATGSAAPDLIAGALVFVIVANGARRILALSK, translated from the coding sequence ATGAACCGCACCGCCTACCACGTCGAGAAGATGGACTGCGCCGCCGAGGAGCGGCTCGTCCGCATGGCGCTGGCCGACGTCGAGGGCGTCGGCCCGCTCCGGTTCGACCTCACGGCCCGCCGCGTGGTCGTGGTCCACGAGGGCGACGCCGCGCCGGTCACGGACGCGCTCACAGGCCTCGGACTCGGCGCCCGCCCGTCGGGCGAGACGGAGTCCGCTACCGAAGCGGACCTCGTCCCCGAGACGACCGGGACCGAGGAGCGCGGCCCGCTCCGCATCGCGCTCGGCATCAACGCCACGTTCTTCGTGGTCGAGTTCACGGCCGGGCTCGTCTCGGGCTCGATGGGGCTCGTCGCCGACTCGCTGGACAACCTCGCCGACGCCCTCGTCTACGCGCTCAGCCTCGCGGCCGTCGGCGGCGCCGTGGCCCGGAAGAAGGAGCTCGCGCGGTACAGCGCCTACCTCCAGGGCGGGCTCGCCGTGTTCGGGCTCGCCGAGGTGGTCCGCCGGTTCGCGGTCGGCGGCGAGGCGCCCGACGTGGCGACGATGATCGTCGTGGCGAGCCTCACCCTCTTGGGCAACGTCGCGACGCTCCTGGTGCTCCGCCGGGCGCGGGGAGGCAGCCCGGGCGAGGCCCACGTCGAGGCAAGCTGGATCTTTACCTCGAACGACATCAAGGTCAACGGCCTGGTCATCCTCTCGGCCCTGGTCGTCTGGGCGACGGGCTCGGCCGCGCCGGACCTGATCGCGGGCGCGTTGGTCTTCGTCATCGTCGCCAACGGCGCCCGGCGCATCCTCGCGCTCTCGAAGTAG
- a CDS encoding FTR1 family iron permease, with protein MRRIITAGLALGTLGVLGAMVWQGVTSAGNPDPLAADLSPGAVVMNTGLIVFREGLEAILVFAAVTASMMGAHRVYRRPITWGAASAFVASVATWFVVVALIDAVNAPALDVQAATGLLAVVVLLVIMNWFFHKVYWTGWISMHNKRRQRLLAEAGREGSRTAWGFALLGFSVVYREGFEVVLFLQNMRLQAGSGVVSQGVAIGLAFTAVVGVLTFVAHHRLPYKKMLVFTGVMLAGVLVVMVGESVQEMQQAAWVGVTPVPLAIPAWMGMWFAVFPTAESLGAQAVAALLVGGSYVVSRYLKVWRPQRRGQRPAVRPSVPPPSLAVSSRPEPVV; from the coding sequence ATGAGACGGATCATCACGGCTGGGCTGGCGCTCGGGACCCTCGGCGTCCTCGGCGCGATGGTGTGGCAGGGGGTCACCTCGGCCGGCAACCCCGACCCGCTCGCGGCCGACCTGAGCCCCGGGGCCGTCGTCATGAACACGGGGCTCATCGTCTTCAGGGAGGGGCTGGAGGCCATCCTCGTGTTCGCGGCGGTGACGGCGAGCATGATGGGCGCGCACCGGGTCTACCGCCGGCCGATCACGTGGGGGGCCGCCAGCGCGTTCGTGGCGAGCGTGGCGACGTGGTTCGTCGTCGTCGCCCTCATCGACGCCGTGAACGCGCCGGCCCTCGACGTCCAGGCGGCGACGGGCCTGCTGGCCGTCGTCGTGCTGCTGGTGATCATGAACTGGTTCTTCCACAAAGTCTACTGGACCGGGTGGATATCGATGCACAACAAGCGCCGCCAGCGGCTCCTCGCCGAGGCCGGGCGCGAGGGCTCGCGGACGGCGTGGGGGTTCGCGCTCCTCGGGTTCTCGGTCGTCTACCGCGAGGGGTTCGAGGTCGTCCTGTTCCTCCAGAACATGCGGCTCCAGGCGGGCTCCGGCGTCGTGTCGCAGGGGGTCGCCATCGGGCTCGCGTTCACGGCCGTCGTCGGGGTGCTCACGTTCGTGGCCCACCACCGGCTGCCCTACAAGAAGATGCTCGTGTTCACCGGCGTCATGCTGGCGGGCGTCCTCGTGGTGATGGTGGGCGAGAGCGTGCAGGAAATGCAGCAGGCCGCGTGGGTCGGCGTCACGCCCGTGCCCCTCGCGATCCCGGCGTGGATGGGGATGTGGTTCGCCGTCTTCCCCACGGCCGAGTCGCTCGGCGCCCAGGCGGTGGCCGCCCTCTTGGTCGGCGGGTCGTACGTCGTCTCGCGGTACCTCAAGGTGTGGCGGCCCCAGCGGAGGGGCCAGCGGCCCGCCGTCCGGCCGTCGGTGCCGCCGCCGTCCCTCGCCGTCTCCTCCCGACCGGAGCCGGTCGTATGA